The bacterium genome has a window encoding:
- a CDS encoding acetoacetate--CoA ligase gives MGEPLWSPSAERVESSQLTAFRRLMEAETGLELRDYAALQGWSVRDTPAFWEALWRFGEVIGERGSGPTLVDAERMPGARFFPDAHLSFAENLLRRSDDAQALVFQGEHGARSSLSYADLRTSVAALAASLRELGVVRGDRIGAYLPNIPESLIAMLAATSLGAIWSSCSPDFGVRGVIDRFGQIEPKILFAVDGYFYNGRKHDLGERVVEIADALPSLESIVRVSFADTPEKSRAGLGRPGRGAHDFSELSSRSDAPLDFERVPFHHPLYILYSSGTTGQPKCIVHGTGGTLLQHIKEHRLQCDLGRDDRLFYFTTCGWMMWNWLVGALASESSLVLYDGSPFHPGPEVLWDLADRERVDVFGTSAKYIDAVAKSGLKPIESHDLSSVRAILSTGSPLAPESFDFVYRSIKNDVWLSSISGGTDIAGCFVAGDPTGPVWRGEVQALALGMDIAVFDDEGNSLTQEKGELVCKKPFPSMPVGFWNDPGDERYRASYFQRYPDVWCHGDWVEITEHGGMIIYGRSDAVLNPGGVRIGTAEIYRPVEQLDQVIEGLVIGQSWQSDVRVVLFVKLREGLELDDDLRDEIRAAVRAHATPRHVPAVIAQVSDIPRTKSGKIVELAVRDVVHGRPVKNIDALANPETLLEFENRSELR, from the coding sequence GTGGGCGAGCCGCTCTGGAGTCCGTCCGCAGAACGTGTGGAGAGTTCCCAACTGACGGCGTTCCGCCGTCTGATGGAAGCGGAAACCGGGCTCGAATTGCGGGACTACGCGGCTTTGCAGGGCTGGTCCGTGCGCGATACCCCGGCCTTCTGGGAAGCCCTCTGGCGTTTTGGCGAGGTGATCGGGGAACGCGGTTCAGGACCGACTCTGGTCGATGCCGAGCGCATGCCCGGGGCGCGCTTCTTCCCCGACGCACACCTCTCGTTCGCCGAGAATCTCTTGCGGCGAAGCGACGATGCACAGGCGCTCGTATTCCAGGGAGAACACGGCGCGCGCAGCAGTCTCAGCTACGCCGATCTGCGCACATCGGTTGCCGCCCTGGCCGCTTCCTTGCGCGAGCTCGGCGTAGTCCGCGGGGATCGCATCGGCGCCTATCTGCCGAACATCCCCGAGAGCCTGATCGCAATGCTGGCGGCCACCAGCCTGGGCGCGATCTGGTCGTCGTGCTCCCCGGACTTCGGAGTGCGCGGCGTGATCGATCGTTTCGGACAGATCGAGCCGAAGATCCTGTTCGCGGTCGACGGCTATTTTTACAACGGGCGCAAACACGACCTGGGCGAACGGGTCGTCGAGATCGCAGACGCATTGCCCAGCCTGGAATCGATCGTACGGGTCTCGTTCGCGGATACTCCAGAAAAGAGCCGCGCGGGTCTGGGAAGACCTGGACGGGGCGCACACGATTTTTCCGAACTGAGTTCTCGAAGCGATGCACCGCTCGACTTCGAGCGCGTCCCCTTCCACCACCCGCTCTACATCCTCTATTCATCGGGAACAACCGGTCAGCCGAAGTGCATCGTTCACGGGACCGGCGGAACGCTTCTCCAGCACATCAAGGAACACCGATTGCAATGCGATCTGGGCCGCGACGATCGCCTGTTCTACTTCACGACCTGCGGCTGGATGATGTGGAACTGGCTGGTTGGCGCTCTCGCGTCGGAGAGTTCGCTGGTCTTGTACGACGGTTCACCCTTCCATCCGGGACCCGAGGTACTCTGGGATCTAGCCGATCGCGAACGCGTCGATGTATTCGGCACCTCGGCGAAGTACATCGACGCCGTCGCAAAATCCGGTTTGAAGCCGATCGAGTCGCACGATCTGAGCAGTGTGCGAGCGATCCTATCGACGGGATCCCCACTGGCCCCGGAAAGTTTCGACTTCGTGTATCGCTCGATCAAAAACGACGTATGGCTCTCATCGATCTCTGGCGGCACCGACATCGCCGGTTGCTTCGTCGCCGGGGACCCGACGGGACCGGTGTGGCGCGGCGAGGTCCAGGCCCTCGCACTGGGCATGGACATCGCTGTATTCGACGACGAGGGCAACTCGCTGACGCAGGAGAAGGGCGAACTGGTGTGCAAGAAGCCCTTCCCGTCGATGCCGGTCGGCTTCTGGAATGACCCGGGGGACGAACGCTACCGTGCGTCGTATTTCCAACGCTATCCCGATGTGTGGTGTCACGGCGACTGGGTCGAGATCACCGAGCACGGTGGCATGATCATCTACGGCCGTTCCGACGCTGTACTCAATCCCGGTGGCGTGCGCATCGGCACCGCCGAAATCTACCGCCCCGTCGAACAACTCGATCAGGTGATCGAGGGCCTCGTGATCGGTCAGTCCTGGCAGAGCGACGTGCGCGTAGTGCTCTTTGTCAAGCTGCGCGAAGGCCTGGAACTCGACGACGATCTGCGCGACGAGATCCGAGCCGCCGTTCGCGCACACGCGACACCGCGTCACGTGCCCGCAGTCATCGCGCAGGTCAGCGACATCCCTCGCACCAAGAGCGGCAAGATCGTTGAACTAGCCGTTCGCGACGTCGTACACGGCCGCCCGGTCAAGAACATCGACGCGCTGGCGAATCCGGAGACTCTTCTGGAGTTCGAGAACCGATCGGAGTTGCGCTGA
- a CDS encoding aspartate-semialdehyde dehydrogenase, with protein sequence MADAQRDRVVAIVGATGAVGEVLLRVLEQRSFPVGELRPLASERSAGTTVPFTGRDIEVKVAEPKAFDGADLVFFAATGTLSKDLAPEVAARGGIAIDKSSTWRMSDEVPLVVPEVNGAAVEKHQGIISCPNCTTIPLVMVLEPLRRAVGLKSAVVTTMQAVSGAGLPGIEELESQQNAFHEGSAQPAPEKFAARIANNVVPLCENFREDGYSTEEVKLLFETRKIMAMPRLDVTMTCVRVPVPVGHSASVLIETERALSPDQAREALAAFPGVQVVDDPSTNTFPTPADVEGKDEILVGRIRRDLGSDRLWLWEVGDNLRKGAATNAVQIAEELIARGLK encoded by the coding sequence ATGGCTGATGCGCAACGCGATCGAGTCGTCGCCATCGTCGGTGCAACCGGCGCGGTCGGCGAGGTATTACTTCGCGTGCTCGAGCAGCGCAGCTTCCCGGTAGGGGAACTGCGACCGCTGGCGAGCGAGCGATCCGCTGGTACGACAGTTCCGTTCACGGGACGGGACATCGAGGTGAAGGTCGCCGAACCCAAGGCCTTCGATGGCGCCGACCTCGTCTTCTTTGCGGCCACGGGAACGCTCTCGAAGGACCTGGCTCCGGAGGTTGCGGCCCGGGGTGGCATCGCCATCGACAAGTCGAGCACCTGGCGCATGTCGGACGAGGTTCCGCTGGTGGTACCGGAGGTCAATGGCGCGGCGGTCGAGAAGCACCAGGGCATCATCTCGTGTCCCAATTGCACGACCATTCCGCTGGTCATGGTGCTCGAACCCCTGCGTCGCGCGGTCGGTCTGAAGAGCGCGGTCGTCACCACCATGCAGGCGGTGAGCGGTGCGGGACTGCCCGGGATCGAAGAGCTCGAAAGTCAGCAGAACGCATTTCACGAGGGCAGTGCTCAGCCCGCACCCGAGAAATTCGCAGCGCGAATCGCGAACAACGTTGTGCCGCTGTGCGAGAACTTCCGAGAGGACGGTTACTCGACCGAAGAAGTAAAGCTGCTGTTCGAGACCCGGAAGATCATGGCAATGCCCAGGCTCGACGTGACGATGACCTGCGTGCGCGTTCCCGTTCCGGTGGGGCACTCGGCCTCGGTGCTGATCGAAACCGAGCGAGCCCTGTCCCCCGATCAGGCGCGCGAAGCACTGGCGGCCTTTCCCGGCGTTCAGGTGGTCGACGACCCGTCGACCAATACCTTCCCCACGCCGGCCGACGTCGAAGGCAAAGACGAAATTCTGGTCGGGCGGATCCGCCGCGATCTGGGCAGCGATCGCCTCTGGCTCTGGGAGGTTGGCGACAATCTGCGCAAGGGTGCTGCGACCAACGCAGTCCAGATTGCCGAAGAACTGATCGCGCGCGGCCTGAAGTAG
- a CDS encoding response regulator: MENEAPRVLVLNSYHPQYEWTARLVNGVREGLSDTVLEEHIHIEYMDERRFVDDRVYEEKLTETLRHKAARYPPSVIIASDDGAFRYLLRNRDNLYPGTPVVFCGVNVFDPETLDGHSGYTGILEGMEIAGNVRMIRGVQPAVRRIIMLADKTSFGARMGTRAREVIREFTEQTSGPDLRLELWDDFTLDELYRDVAKLEPDTALLLLAIHEDNAGNYFSFAEQLPILSEASTVPVYGMWGALLLGQGILGGRLNDPELHGKNTAALAKRVLAGERADDIPIVAKSVYKPFFDFRQMSRFGVREGNLPVGSSIEFGPVSFYTQNRYLVWATLGIGFMLVSIITLLLANIRRRKKAEAERKALAEQLRQSQKMEALGRLAGGVAHDFNNLLTVILGNAELIIGETDLSKGSQAEILEEIQTAGTRAAALTRQLLAFSRKQIVKPIVVDLNSVVGSMERLLHRLIREDVQLMVRPNPTPYLVRADTNQLEQVIMNLVVNAVDSIQQQGAITIQIDSAAENTTTEERRLSRFARLTVSDTGTGMEPATRARIFEPFFTTKPVGEGTGLGLATVYGTVQQLGGEISVQSAQGEGSIFEVLLPEVEEETPARKTENGHKTPHTSHTVLLCEDEVLVRRVTSRMLRDAGYTVIEAACGDEAIAVAAAHAGDIDILVSDLIMPGMNGSELAGTLVSRYPKLRTLFVSGYASDVSDALGETFVNLEYLPKPFDSRTLLQRVRAILDSPGS, from the coding sequence GTGGAGAACGAGGCGCCGCGCGTTCTGGTCCTCAACTCCTACCATCCCCAGTACGAGTGGACTGCGCGCCTGGTCAACGGGGTTCGCGAGGGCCTGAGTGACACCGTGCTCGAAGAACACATCCACATCGAGTACATGGACGAACGGCGCTTCGTCGATGACAGGGTGTACGAGGAAAAGCTCACGGAGACGCTCCGTCACAAGGCCGCCCGGTACCCACCGTCGGTGATCATCGCGAGCGACGATGGCGCGTTTCGCTATCTGCTGCGCAATCGTGACAATCTCTACCCTGGCACACCCGTCGTCTTCTGCGGGGTCAATGTCTTTGATCCCGAGACACTCGATGGGCATAGCGGATATACAGGGATCCTCGAAGGGATGGAGATCGCGGGGAACGTCCGCATGATCAGGGGCGTCCAACCCGCGGTTCGCCGGATCATCATGCTGGCGGACAAGACTTCTTTCGGAGCGCGTATGGGAACGCGCGCCCGGGAAGTCATCCGGGAGTTCACCGAGCAAACTTCTGGCCCGGACCTGCGACTGGAACTCTGGGACGACTTCACCCTCGACGAGCTCTACCGGGATGTCGCCAAGCTGGAACCGGACACCGCCCTGCTGCTGCTAGCCATTCACGAGGACAACGCCGGAAACTACTTCTCCTTCGCCGAGCAACTGCCGATTCTCTCCGAAGCAAGTACCGTCCCGGTCTACGGAATGTGGGGCGCACTCCTTTTGGGGCAGGGCATCCTGGGCGGAAGATTGAACGACCCGGAGTTGCACGGCAAGAACACGGCGGCCCTGGCTAAACGAGTGCTGGCAGGTGAACGAGCGGATGACATCCCGATCGTAGCGAAATCCGTCTACAAGCCTTTCTTCGACTTCCGCCAGATGAGCCGATTCGGAGTCCGCGAGGGCAATCTGCCGGTGGGAAGCAGTATCGAGTTTGGTCCCGTCAGCTTCTACACGCAGAATCGGTACCTGGTCTGGGCGACGCTCGGAATAGGCTTCATGCTCGTGTCCATCATCACACTGCTGCTGGCCAACATCAGGCGCCGCAAAAAGGCGGAGGCCGAGCGAAAGGCGCTGGCCGAGCAACTCAGGCAGTCTCAGAAGATGGAGGCCCTCGGGCGTCTCGCCGGAGGTGTCGCCCACGACTTCAACAATCTCCTGACTGTAATCCTGGGCAATGCAGAACTGATCATCGGGGAGACGGACCTATCAAAAGGCTCCCAAGCTGAGATTCTCGAAGAGATCCAGACGGCCGGAACTCGCGCGGCCGCCCTGACACGGCAACTGCTTGCCTTCAGCCGCAAGCAAATCGTGAAACCCATCGTGGTCGACCTGAACAGCGTCGTCGGCAGTATGGAAAGGCTGTTGCACCGACTGATTCGCGAAGATGTCCAGCTGATGGTCCGGCCGAACCCCACACCGTACTTGGTTCGTGCCGACACGAACCAACTCGAGCAGGTCATCATGAACCTTGTGGTCAATGCGGTCGATTCCATTCAGCAACAGGGTGCGATCACAATCCAGATCGATTCCGCGGCCGAGAACACCACGACCGAAGAGCGACGCCTCAGCCGCTTCGCGCGGCTGACGGTAAGCGATACCGGCACTGGCATGGAGCCCGCGACCAGAGCTCGCATCTTCGAACCGTTTTTCACCACCAAGCCAGTCGGAGAGGGAACGGGTCTTGGCCTGGCCACGGTTTATGGGACCGTGCAACAACTGGGTGGAGAGATTTCCGTACAGAGTGCCCAGGGTGAGGGATCGATATTCGAGGTACTCCTGCCCGAGGTCGAAGAAGAAACTCCCGCCAGGAAGACGGAGAATGGCCACAAGACACCGCACACGAGCCACACTGTCCTGCTATGCGAAGACGAGGTCCTGGTGCGTCGCGTTACCTCCAGGATGCTGCGAGATGCCGGTTACACGGTGATCGAGGCGGCATGCGGTGATGAGGCCATCGCTGTGGCGGCCGCCCACGCTGGGGACATCGACATCCTGGTTTCGGACCTCATCATGCCCGGAATGAATGGCTCCGAACTAGCGGGTACTCTGGTGTCGAGATACCCGAAGCTGCGCACGCTGTTCGTCTCCGGTTATGCATCGGACGTCAGCGATGCCCTTGGAGAGACCTTCGTCAACCTCGAGTACCTGCCCAAGCCATTCGACTCGAGGACACTGCTGCAACGGGTCAGAGCCATTCTGGATTCACCAGGATCCTGA
- a CDS encoding aldehyde ferredoxin oxidoreductase family protein has product MQLDLFGEAIAHIDLVNWSWAMKPAPGDWVEKYVGGRGLGVRYVLENGCGVEPLSAENLLCFLTGPLTGSETSMSGRWACVTRSPLTGTVTDSHQGGWAGARLRWAGFDGLVFEGAAATPTYILVEDGGISFHDAGELWGLGIHETVNLLTERHGGKDVSVNAIGPAGENLSRFAAWVNEDDRAFGRGGTGAVGGVKNLKAIVIRANRKKSSVSDPQRWKQVRNRALDRIRDEANITSPKKGGLSVYGTNVITNITNSMGALGTRNSQSTSFGDRAEAISGERVAETILSGNPTCHACPVACKKEVEVKEGPWKGLKMESVEYENAWSLGANCANDDLGSIAKLIDQCNDLGMDPIELGHALSVYMEASERGWVAEERLEWGDFSGMVEMTASIAAREGIGDLLAEGPARAAEKLGHPEIAMVAKGQAVPAYDPRGLKGMGLAYATSNRGACHLRGYVAAAELGVVPIEADPLEWRGKGALLKTFQDLQAFGDSLDLCKFSTFAQGAQEYAEQYSVAMGKPMSADDVMEAGERIYNLERHYNNLAGFGAGSDTLPARFLQEPSDSGGSKGQVCELEPMLEEYYRERGWIDGVVPQAVLERLQIP; this is encoded by the coding sequence ATGCAACTCGACCTCTTTGGTGAGGCGATCGCCCATATTGATCTCGTGAATTGGAGCTGGGCCATGAAGCCGGCTCCCGGGGATTGGGTCGAGAAGTACGTGGGGGGGCGTGGGCTCGGGGTGCGTTATGTGCTCGAGAACGGTTGCGGGGTCGAGCCGCTTTCCGCCGAAAATCTCTTGTGTTTCCTGACCGGTCCGCTGACGGGCAGCGAGACGAGCATGAGCGGCCGTTGGGCTTGCGTGACCCGATCTCCCCTGACGGGGACCGTGACCGATAGTCACCAGGGTGGCTGGGCTGGAGCGCGCTTGCGCTGGGCCGGTTTCGACGGCCTCGTCTTCGAAGGAGCTGCCGCTACGCCTACTTACATACTGGTGGAGGACGGCGGGATCTCTTTTCACGATGCCGGCGAACTCTGGGGGTTGGGTATTCACGAAACGGTGAATCTTCTCACGGAGCGTCACGGAGGCAAGGACGTCTCCGTCAACGCGATCGGGCCAGCGGGTGAGAACCTGAGTCGTTTCGCGGCCTGGGTGAATGAAGACGATCGCGCTTTCGGTCGGGGCGGTACGGGTGCTGTCGGCGGAGTGAAGAATCTCAAAGCCATCGTCATACGCGCCAATCGCAAGAAGAGCAGCGTGTCCGATCCCCAACGGTGGAAGCAGGTACGGAATCGAGCTCTGGATCGGATTCGAGACGAAGCGAACATAACGAGTCCCAAAAAGGGCGGACTCTCTGTCTACGGAACCAACGTCATCACGAACATCACCAATAGCATGGGCGCTCTGGGAACCCGCAATAGCCAGAGCACGTCCTTTGGCGATCGTGCCGAGGCCATCAGTGGTGAGCGCGTGGCAGAGACGATCCTCTCGGGCAATCCGACCTGCCACGCCTGCCCGGTGGCGTGCAAGAAGGAGGTCGAGGTCAAAGAGGGGCCGTGGAAGGGTTTGAAGATGGAGAGTGTCGAGTACGAAAACGCCTGGTCCCTGGGTGCAAACTGCGCCAACGATGATCTCGGTTCCATCGCCAAGCTCATCGACCAGTGCAACGATCTGGGCATGGATCCCATCGAGCTGGGCCACGCCCTGTCGGTCTACATGGAGGCCAGTGAGCGCGGCTGGGTAGCGGAAGAGCGGCTCGAGTGGGGTGATTTCTCCGGAATGGTCGAGATGACCGCTTCCATCGCCGCTCGAGAAGGGATAGGGGACCTGCTGGCCGAGGGGCCGGCGCGCGCGGCCGAGAAACTCGGCCATCCGGAGATCGCGATGGTTGCGAAGGGGCAGGCGGTTCCCGCCTACGATCCCCGCGGTCTGAAGGGGATGGGGCTCGCCTATGCCACGAGCAATCGCGGAGCCTGTCATCTACGAGGTTATGTCGCAGCAGCGGAGCTCGGCGTGGTGCCGATCGAGGCCGATCCCCTGGAGTGGCGTGGCAAGGGAGCGCTGCTCAAGACCTTCCAGGATCTGCAAGCCTTCGGTGACAGTCTGGACCTGTGCAAGTTCAGCACTTTCGCGCAAGGCGCACAGGAATACGCCGAGCAATATTCGGTCGCGATGGGAAAGCCCATGTCCGCAGACGATGTGATGGAGGCGGGCGAACGGATCTACAACCTCGAGCGCCACTACAACAACCTGGCCGGGTTCGGCGCCGGGTCGGATACGCTTCCGGCGCGCTTCCTCCAGGAGCCGTCGGACTCCGGCGGATCCAAGGGGCAGGTCTGCGAGCTGGAGCCCATGCTGGAAGAGTACTACCGAGAGCGGGGCTGGATAGACGGAGTGGTTCCGCAGGCCGTGCTCGAGCGTCTTCAGATACCCTGA
- a CDS encoding MoaD/ThiS family protein yields the protein MRVRVYATLREIVGGTAIDISLEEGARVRDLVQEMTTRWPELGALMLDECSELSRRVHVFIDGRSARHLPDHSDTVLPVSAEIEIFPAIAGGC from the coding sequence GTGCGCGTCAGGGTCTATGCCACACTTCGTGAGATCGTGGGCGGGACCGCAATCGACATCTCATTGGAAGAAGGCGCCAGGGTCCGCGATCTCGTACAGGAGATGACGACCCGCTGGCCCGAACTCGGCGCGCTGATGCTCGACGAGTGCAGTGAGTTGTCCCGGCGCGTCCACGTTTTCATCGACGGGCGCAGCGCGCGTCATCTGCCTGATCACTCCGATACGGTACTTCCCGTTTCAGCCGAGATCGAGATCTTCCCGGCGATCGCGGGAGGATGCTAG
- a CDS encoding NupC/NupG family nucleoside CNT transporter → MERATGLLGIAVLIGIAWAVSTDRRSIAWRPVLIALGLQLVIALAILRTPWGASFFEAINQAAAAFISAADVGIDFLFGRWPAEVMGSDGAPVRLPFVFAIRALPIIIFLSSVFSVLHHFGVLQRVVGWLARGMRRGLNISGAESLAVIANVFLGMTEAPLMIRPYVESLTRSELFCVMTAGLATVAGTVLFAYMGMVGPEFAGHLVAASFMSAPAAVAIAKIMLPESGVPATLGGAEISNERTTVNSIDAAASGAAIGMQLALNIGAMLLAFVALVYLLNSGLIWAGGLVGIEDLSFERILGFVLAPLAFVLGVPWQDCQSVGRMLGVKTVLNEFLAYQMLSDLKTTLDPRSIVIASYALCGFANFGSLAVLIGGLGGIAPSRRSDIAHDGMRALVAGSLATFLTGAIAGIVL, encoded by the coding sequence GTGGAACGCGCCACTGGTTTGCTGGGGATTGCTGTCCTGATTGGAATCGCGTGGGCGGTTTCGACTGATCGCCGCAGCATCGCCTGGCGGCCCGTACTGATCGCACTCGGTCTTCAACTCGTCATTGCGCTGGCCATTCTGCGCACGCCCTGGGGTGCGAGCTTCTTCGAGGCCATCAACCAGGCCGCAGCGGCGTTCATTTCGGCAGCCGACGTCGGTATCGATTTCCTTTTCGGCCGTTGGCCCGCCGAGGTGATGGGAAGCGACGGCGCCCCGGTCCGACTGCCTTTCGTATTCGCGATCCGCGCACTTCCGATCATCATCTTCCTGAGCAGCGTGTTCTCCGTGCTCCACCATTTCGGCGTGCTTCAGCGCGTGGTCGGCTGGCTCGCACGCGGCATGCGACGCGGTCTGAACATCAGCGGTGCGGAATCGCTCGCTGTAATCGCAAACGTATTCCTGGGCATGACGGAAGCGCCGCTCATGATCCGACCCTATGTCGAGTCACTCACCCGCAGCGAGCTCTTCTGCGTGATGACGGCAGGTCTGGCAACAGTCGCCGGGACGGTGCTCTTCGCGTATATGGGAATGGTGGGGCCGGAATTCGCGGGACATCTCGTTGCTGCGAGCTTTATGTCCGCGCCAGCAGCCGTGGCCATTGCCAAGATCATGCTTCCGGAATCCGGCGTCCCGGCGACCCTGGGCGGAGCCGAGATCAGCAATGAACGCACGACGGTCAACTCAATCGACGCCGCGGCCAGCGGAGCCGCGATCGGGATGCAGCTCGCTCTGAACATCGGCGCCATGCTCCTGGCCTTCGTCGCGCTGGTCTACCTGCTCAACTCCGGCCTGATCTGGGCGGGCGGGCTCGTAGGCATCGAAGATCTGAGTTTCGAACGCATTCTGGGATTCGTACTCGCGCCGCTCGCCTTTGTTCTGGGCGTTCCATGGCAGGACTGCCAGAGCGTCGGACGAATGCTTGGAGTCAAGACCGTGCTCAACGAGTTCCTCGCCTATCAAATGCTTTCGGACCTGAAGACGACCCTCGATCCGCGCTCGATCGTGATCGCGAGCTACGCGCTATGCGGTTTCGCCAATTTCGGTTCGCTCGCAGTGCTGATCGGAGGACTCGGCGGCATCGCTCCCAGCCGACGCAGCGACATCGCGCACGACGGCATGCGGGCTCTGGTTGCGGGATCCCTGGCGACCTTCCTGACCGGAGCCATCGCAGGCATCGTTCTCTAG
- the thiE gene encoding thiamine phosphate synthase produces the protein MNSKHVQRVRGIYPLADDDPRWPHDVRAQVEAMLEGGASVIQLRLKHTDDGEALELAAWAAGRATEAGALLIINDRFDLADLSGAHGVHLGHDDLPPERVPKSIREKLIVGLSTHTLEQVEASRTRPIDYVAFGPVFGTRSKDSEYAARGLALLSEAVTLAVHPLVAIGGIDAQNLAGVCEAGASAAALISAITAAEDPFQATRYLVEGFESAHSKARKESPQERT, from the coding sequence GTGAACTCGAAGCACGTGCAGCGCGTTCGGGGCATCTACCCGCTCGCGGACGACGACCCGCGCTGGCCGCACGATGTGCGGGCCCAGGTAGAGGCAATGCTGGAAGGCGGTGCCAGCGTAATCCAGTTGCGCCTCAAGCACACCGATGACGGCGAGGCGCTCGAACTGGCGGCTTGGGCAGCCGGCCGCGCGACTGAAGCCGGCGCGCTATTGATCATCAACGATCGCTTCGACCTCGCCGATCTCTCCGGCGCCCACGGCGTGCACCTGGGTCACGACGATCTTCCGCCAGAACGCGTCCCCAAGTCCATCCGCGAGAAACTGATCGTCGGGCTTTCAACTCATACACTGGAACAGGTCGAAGCGAGTCGCACCCGACCGATCGACTACGTGGCGTTTGGACCGGTTTTCGGCACCCGGTCAAAGGACTCGGAGTACGCCGCGCGCGGACTCGCGCTGCTCAGCGAGGCCGTGACCCTTGCCGTGCATCCACTGGTGGCGATCGGCGGTATCGACGCGCAGAATCTCGCCGGGGTGTGCGAGGCGGGAGCAAGTGCGGCTGCGCTGATCTCGGCGATCACGGCCGCTGAAGATCCCTTCCAGGCGACGCGTTACCTTGTAGAAGGCTTCGAGTCCGCCCACTCAAAGGCTCGAAAAGAATCCCCCCAAGAAAGGACCTGA
- a CDS encoding sigma-54-dependent Fis family transcriptional regulator, whose translation MSRILIADDESSIRFVLREFLEVDHEIVEAEDGERARELLLSDKFDMAFLDIRMPGASGLDLLDEVQARGNSGPLIVIITAQNTFDNAIEAMKRGAFDYLTKPFDLKEVDALVEKARQLHSLRGEVAELRRKVGDAFRGGEVLVGESPAMLETFKTIGRVAMSDAAVLVLGESGTGKELVARAIHYHSRRREGNFVAVNMSALPSELIEAELFGHEKGAFTGAVESRTGRFREAEGGTLLLDEIGDLPPALQAKLLRVLQEKEVTPLGSKRSVPIDVRILAATHQDLEKLVEQKRFREDLYFRLNVVPIRIAPLRERRKDVPVLAQHFIERFSDELGVPQRWPTEAAINQLQDHSWPGNVRELENVIKRALVLSSGDVLTPEDIAHATEVSRTTSTDWTQLARREFAEALDELGDTEETGPYWSFVERLERSVISEAFERSGGNQIQAARLLGINRNTLRKKIGELGIEGTSQESAE comes from the coding sequence ATGAGCCGAATTCTGATCGCCGACGATGAGAGCTCGATCCGCTTCGTCTTGCGCGAGTTTCTGGAAGTCGATCACGAGATCGTCGAGGCGGAAGACGGTGAACGCGCGCGGGAACTCTTGCTGTCGGACAAGTTCGACATGGCCTTCCTCGACATCCGCATGCCGGGTGCATCCGGGCTCGATCTGCTCGACGAAGTGCAGGCCCGCGGGAACTCCGGCCCACTGATCGTGATCATCACCGCCCAGAACACCTTCGACAACGCGATCGAGGCGATGAAGCGCGGGGCCTTTGACTACCTGACCAAGCCCTTCGACCTGAAGGAAGTCGATGCCCTGGTGGAAAAGGCGCGGCAACTACACAGCTTGCGCGGCGAGGTCGCGGAACTGCGGCGGAAGGTGGGCGACGCATTCCGAGGCGGCGAAGTCCTGGTGGGCGAGAGTCCGGCGATGCTCGAGACCTTCAAGACGATCGGGCGCGTCGCGATGAGCGATGCCGCGGTGCTGGTCCTGGGCGAGAGCGGTACCGGCAAGGAACTGGTCGCGCGCGCGATCCACTATCACAGCCGACGACGCGAAGGGAACTTCGTAGCGGTCAATATGTCGGCCTTGCCGTCAGAACTGATCGAAGCCGAGTTGTTCGGCCACGAAAAGGGCGCCTTCACCGGCGCAGTCGAATCCCGAACAGGACGCTTCCGCGAGGCCGAAGGTGGAACGCTCTTGCTCGATGAGATCGGCGATCTTCCCCCGGCGCTCCAGGCCAAGCTTTTGCGCGTGCTCCAGGAAAAGGAAGTCACTCCACTGGGCAGCAAGCGTTCGGTACCCATCGACGTTCGCATCCTGGCGGCGACTCATCAGGACCTGGAAAAACTGGTCGAGCAGAAGCGTTTTCGCGAGGATCTCTACTTCCGGCTCAACGTTGTTCCCATTCGCATTGCACCGCTTCGCGAGCGTCGAAAAGACGTCCCGGTGCTCGCTCAACATTTCATCGAACGCTTCTCCGACGAACTCGGCGTGCCACAGCGCTGGCCGACTGAAGCCGCCATCAACCAGTTGCAGGACCACAGTTGGCCCGGAAACGTGCGCGAGTTGGAGAATGTGATCAAGCGCGCCCTGGTACTCTCTTCGGGTGATGTGCTCACACCCGAAGACATTGCGCACGCAACCGAAGTTTCGCGTACGACCTCGACGGATTGGACACAACTGGCGAGGCGCGAGTTTGCCGAGGCACTCGATGAACTGGGGGACACCGAAGAGACCGGTCCGTACTGGAGCTTCGTGGAGCGATTGGAGCGCTCTGTGATCAGCGAGGCATTCGAACGATCTGGCGGCAACCAGATCCAGGCAGCTCGCCTGCTCGGAATCAATCGCAACACCCTGCGCAAGAAGATCGGCGAGCTCGGAATCGAAGGTACTTCGCAGGAATCGGCGGAGTGA